The genomic DNA GAATTGATAAATACTAAGGATATAAATAAGGCAAGCTATCTACAAATGCTTCAAAGAATAATTGATAATATGATATAAATAATTATCAGATGAAATATAATTATAATACACAAAGATATGATTATAATACACATAAAAAATACCCTTATGTAATTATTTGCCATAGGGGTATTTTTATTTACCATATAGAAGTATTTTATAATCTTATGATTTTTATAGAAATATAGAAAAGTTTATGTATCTTAAAATATCATTTGATTTAATATCATATATAGGGTTGTTTAACAATTATCTAAGTAAAGGCATACTACCAGTAAGTTTATTCACTTTCTTTTTATTCCCATAAATTGCTATCCCAAAATACTGTAACTCATCTTCTGGAACACTAGCAATCTTTTGTGTAAATTCTTCATAAAGATTGCAACTTTGTGCTACATCTGAAAAATCTACAACAGTTAAATCGTTAAATTCCAAAGTATATAATTTTTTACGTAAATCTTTTATTATTT from Clostridioides difficile ATCC 9689 = DSM 1296 includes the following:
- a CDS encoding DUF2000 domain-containing protein, whose product is MENKNSKCVMVIDENLPMGIISNTAAIMGITLGKHAPETVGPDVIDKTGNSHLGIIDIPVPILKGNKEIIKDLRKKLYTLEFNDLTVVDFSDVAQSCNLYEEFTQKIASVPEDELQYFGIAIYGNKKKVNKLTGSMPLLR